One Nostoc sp. CENA543 genomic window, AAGTCCGCTTCACCGCTTCAATAATCACAGATAGCGGTTCTAACATACTTTCCCGAATTTCTGGCCCTTTGATGGTAACTGTTCTAGGTAAACCAGACAGCAAGTGTAAACCCCGGACTTCCATGATGGCGTTTTCATCATCATGGGTGGGGTAAGCAGAACCAATGCGAATTTTAATGTCTTCCGCAGTGCGTTCACCAATGACTAGGTTATGTACTTTTTTGAGATACATGATGATGGATTCGGTTAATTCATCACCAGCAATGCGTACTGATTCACTTAACACAGTTCCTTGCAAACTCAGCACAGCTACTTCTGTGGTTCCGCCGCCAATATCAATAATCATATTGCCAGTGGGTTCAGCGACAGGAAGTCCTGCACCAATGGCTGCTGCTACTGGTTCATCGATTAAATAAACTTCTCTGGCTCCAGCTTGCGCAGCTGCATCCATGACAGCTCGTCTTTCTACACCTGTGACACCACTAGGTATACCGATGACAATCCGAGGTAATATCAAAGACCTACCTTCATTGACTCGCTGAATGAAGCTTTTCAGCATTAACTCTGCGGTGTCAAAATCAGCAATTACACCATCACGTAAAGGCCGTAAGGCAATCACATTACCTGGTGTCCGTCCGAGCATTTTTTTTGCTTCTTCTCCTACTGCAAGAGCCACCTTTTCGTTTTGATCGATCGCTACTACAGAAGGTTCTTGCAGTACAATACCTTTACCTGATACATAAACGAGGGTATTGGCTGTACCGAGGTCGATACCCATATCCCACGATGAGCGAAAGTTCCTGAACAAACCCACGCGTGTCTACGCCCCCTAATTTGCGATAATTCTAGACTACAACTGTTAATGAGAATAAAGTAAATCGTGCTGGATTCTATTATGTTTTCGTGTCAGAGTCCAGCCTGATAGGCTGTTTTGTAATCACTTGGGGTAATTAGCCTAAAGTGCTGTTAGCGGAAGCGGGGCGTTTAGCCGGTGCTGAGTAGTGAGTGGTGAGTAAAAATCCCAGTCCCCAGTCCCCAGTCCCCAGTCCCCAATCCCTATTTCATACAAAGCTGACAAACTTGCTTCATCAAGGCTACCTATTTCCTATCCTGTGACTAGTTCAGTATATCCGTATATTTTTTCATTTTCTTCAGGTGATTCTGCTTATTTTTATACTGGAACTTGAGATGAAGCGAGTCACAGTTTTTCAATAGGTTCACAATTGGCTATTATAGGAGTCAAAATACATAAGTACCTCTGTACTAAAAGGTAAAGCACATGAGTATTAATATTGTCACTCTAGTCGGTCGGGTAGGTGGTGATCCAGATATGAAGTTTTTCGACTCTGGTAAGATTGTTTGCAAATTAACATTAGCGGTGAACCGACGATCGCGTAATGACAAACCAGACTGGTTCACTCTAGAAATATGGAATAAACAAGCAGAAGCAGCAGGTAACTATGTGCGTAAGGGTAGACTAATTGCAGTTAAAGGTTCTTTGAAATTTGACACCTGGAATGATCGCCAAAGTGGGCAACTCCGTTCTACACCAGTTATCCTAGTGGATCAGTGGGAGTTTTTAGATTCCAAACGCGATAGCGAAGCAAACGGTGACTATTCCCCAGAAAATTTTTAAACAGGAGTCAACAGTCAATAGTCCAGACTATTGACTATTGACTATTGACTATTGACTATTGACTATTGACTATTGACTAATAACTAATTTGCAATGTTACTGTGGCTTCCACTTGTTGCTCACCAGCCACTACAGGAGTAGCAATGGCCATGTCGCCAACAACTGCTTTAGATGCTTCTGCACGATATAACATTGGGGGTGGCGGCGCACTTGCACCATTCACTTGAATACTAACCACCTCTTTAGACTGAATGCCAAGAGAATTAAATACAGCTTCAGCTTGCTTTTGTGCGTCTTGAGTGGCTTCCTTTAAAGCTTGTTGTCTAGCAGAGGCGATCGCTTCATCGGTAGCGACAAAACTAATACTATTAATTTGGGTAGCACCAGCTTTGACGGCTTCATCCAAAATTGTTCCAGCTTTTTCTGTGGCGACACGGAAGCTGACGGTATTACTCGCAGCATATCCACTAATGCGCTGTACATTGTTGTTGTAACTATAAACTGGGTTGAGGCGAATTCCTGTAGTTTGTAATTTTTCTACATTGCGACTTTTTAAGAAATCTACCACCGCCGATGACCGACGAGCTGCTTCTTTTTGTACTTCCTGTGCTGTTTTTCCTTGAATTTCTACCCCCAGGTTAATTTCGGAAATAGAGGTGGGGATTGATTCTTCACCTCGTCCTGTCACAGTCAGAGTCCGCCAGACTTTTTCTTTTTCTTGCGCCATTCCCGGCTGTGTTGCAGTCAAAAATACCAGCAACACTAATGGTAGAGTGGCAAAAAGTTTTCTAGCACGCAACTTAGAATTCAATAAAGCAATTTGAGACATCAGATTGACACTCCTCTCAAAGTTTGTATAGACATTCAAAATTAGTGATATTAGCTACTCGCCATTGATAACTTTATGGGGTAGCTCGATACACTTTCGATGTTTCTACTTTGACAGTTGTATCGTTAAACTTGAGGATGGTTTCATTTTTTGAAACTAAAAATTACACCCCAAATTTTTTTATCATTTAAAACGCGCTCATTTAATAATTAATGAGTTTGAACATTAGACCTATTTCTGTATAATTAAATACAAGCCAGCTTATGTATTATCCCAATATGAAAAAATTTAGATGTTAAGGAGAAGTTTGCCGACCACAATTTGGGCAAAAGACAGTGGAAAGCTCAAGCTTGAATCCACAGTGACGACAAAAACTAGGTGTTGGTACTGGCTTCAATCTTGTCTTACGCTCTAGCACTGCTTGGTATTCTCCAGAGTCAACCCATTTTATCAGTTCATTTGCACGCGAAAGAATGAAAGCTTGGCTTTTAAACATTAAGTTGAACATTTTCAGAAATTTTGTATAGGTTGTATCTCCAAATCCTTCATATTCTCTTGCCTGTGTTACAAAGTCATCAACATCAAAAGAGTTAAAATACTTTTTAGGTAAGCCTGCCATTTTTGCCATAACTGTCATTGCCACAGTTAAATCCTGACAGGCCAGCAGTCCTGCACGATCAACAGTCAACTCTGACCATCTAGACCACTGTAATAATGCTAATTCAATTCCCGACGTTAGAGGTTTAGTAAAATCTACTGCAACTGCACTTGTGACAAATTCACTAACGATGGGAAGTAAATAAGCAATTTCCTTGTAGAAAATATGCTGGCTCTTAATACGACCTATCTCACAACCGATGACAAACAACAATTCCTGTCTGGAAAAACTATCTATACATTCCGTACTAATAATAACTATTGGATGCTCTACTCCTACAGTGATTCCCTGAAAATTAATATCAGATGTGCGATCATGCCGCACATAAAATTCTGGCATTGTCTTTAAGTTTAAAGTCTCACAAGCATCTTCTAATATTTCATAAATATCAGGAAGACTGCTAGGAGTAATTTTCATGCTGTTGCCAACTAACTGCAATTGCAACAACTTTGATAGTCCAAGACTATAAAATTTATTAACTACAAAATCCAACCCAGGTGTTTTTGCTAAAGTATCGAGTGCTTTCTTATCGAAAGGATGTTCATACTCAAGAGGACTTAGTCCTTCTATCTTGATTATTTCCATAAACTTTGATTACCTTTAGCAACTTGGTAAGCATCAATAACTGACCAAATCAGCATAAGAAAAGAGCCTATACCCGCAGTAGGCGCAAATAAAATCACTGCCCCCAAGAACATAACCAATGCTTTTAAATAATCACCATTGTAGACTTGTCCAAGTCCTGTAATTAACAAGCAAAGAATTGCCGCAAGGATGGGATTTTTTCCTTGAGCATATCTTTTGCTGGCTAATGAAGGTCTACGGATACCATCATCAATAGGAGCAGGACTTGTCAGTGACTCACCACAATTGATACAAAACTTTGAATCTTGGCGATTTTCAGTTTGACATTTTGGACACTTCATAAAAAATCTTCTTTCTTTTATATTTAAAGATTTAAGCCTGATATTTTAGCTGACTCACCGTTAGTAGGAAAGAATATCCTAATATGTCCTTTTAATCCGGCGGAATAATCCTTGCGTTCAATCGCATACTTTTCTTCTCTCCCATCTTCTTTACTACCTCTTGAACCCAGTCTTGTTCTTCCTGTATATTCACTCCCAATAACTTTAATAGGTTGTTTATACAAATTGAATCTTCTAGCAGCTACATTAAAGCTATTTTTACGAAAAGCTGGATCAATTTGATCGTTTATAAATAAGGAATGATGCGCGATCGCTGCAAATTTTTGGATACCTATTTCTAGATTAGGACTAGATAAGGCATCAAATAATTGCTCAATGAGATTCAGCACAACTTCATCTTTACTAGACGGTTCTTCAGATTGGTTGTGAGGTTGTTGAATTGGGTTGTTGACAGAGGTTTCTACGGGAATTTCTAAAGACTGATTTATGAGAAGAGTATTGTTAATATCTGTACTGTAATTATTCCTGACAAGATTTCGACTGTTTTCATTAGTTGTTTCATCATCATCATCTTTAAAGACTCGATTTCCGATATAAATTTGTAGTAGTTTTCCTTTTTTATAAAGAACAGGTGTTAATTCTTCTGGCAAGCCTTCTAACTGAATTGCATTACAACCAAGCTCATAAGCAAATTCAATTGATTCTCCACTTCCTAGAGCAGAGTAAAAACCTACAGAAAACTCAATTGCTGCTTTATCACCAATTGCCTTACTCATGCCAATTACATATTCAATGTATCGAGCGATCGCCTCAGCTTGAAACTTAGAATAACAGGCATTTAAAACAACACATTCAACACGACTAGAGAATAGCCGAAACAGGTTGGCTAAAGCAGAAGTATCAACCAACTTTTCCTGTCCTGTTACGTCTTCAAACACTAATCCTTCCTGTTCAGCACCATGACCACTGAAGTGGACGATTTGGGGTTTAAAGTCTAGCATTGCTTGCTGAATATCTCTTGGTCGGGTTGCTCCAGTCGAGTTGATAGGTGTCTTTCCGTATCCGGCTAGGCGTAGCCTTTCTCTAATTTCCCTTTCCTCTTCTTGCAACCGCAAACCCTTAGTTCCTTTAGGATTGGCTGCAAGTAATAAAATTGATTTAGCATTAATGTTAGCCTTCATAGGAAATATGAAAAATTTTTATGTAAAAAATAGTGGATTAAAAATTATTTCGCTTAAATTTATAGAATATTATTTTTTGCCACTACCAGATTATTCATTTTTGCATGAATTTACTTTGTTTTTATTAAGAAATTGCGGATACAATCTTACATATTTGTAAATGAGGACAATAATATAATTACTTTGAATATATAAAAATCCGTCTTTACTATTGAAATTAATTGTGTATGTAGGGAACAGAGAAGAGAAAAAGGAAACAATGATGTACTGATTCTTTCCAGAAATCAACCATGATTTCTATACAAATTACTCAACTTAGTTTATTCATCTGAAAGGTTGAGAAATCAATGAACTTTCTTTGTCACCTCTTGGTTTTAGAAGAAACGGTCAGCATTATAGTAATTATACATAAATTTCAGTTTAATTACTCAATTTAGACGAATTATTAAGAAATACATCGAAATTAAGCTTTCAAGTTTAGCTATCAATACAGCAAACACAACTCTTTAGCAGATATCTCAAGTCAACAAGGAAGATTCTCTATGGCATATTGGCTGCTCAAAACTGAACCAGATGACTATTCGTACTTTGATTTAGAACGAGATGGTGGTACAGTTTGGGATGGTGTGAATAATCCCCTAGCACTCAAACATATACGAACAATGCAGCCTCAAGATTTGGCTTGGATTTATCACACTGGAAAAGAACGGCAAATTATGGGTATGGCTGAGATTTCTAGTCAGGCTTATCCAGACCCCACGTTAAATGATGCCAAGCGGGTAGTCGTAGATATACGCCCATTGCAAAAAGTAACTCAGCCTGTCACTTTATCCCAGATCAAACAAACACAGAAGTTTGCAGAGTTTGATTTACTCCGCATCCCTAGATTATCTGTAGTACCAGTCTCAGATATTTACTGGCAATACCTGATGGAATTAGCAGGTGTTAGCCATTGAAATCAGACGCAGATACCACCGCGAAAAACTATGTTGAGTCTTATTTTTAGAATTTTAAATTTTTAAGGGACTTCCAGAAAATAAACTATCCAAATTTATATTCTTCAAAACAACTGTTTCCCCCTGCTCCCTGCCCCCTGCCCCCTTGCCATCAGCGTCATAGTATATTTTTAAAATTGGAAGTCCCTAACTTGCTTCTGTGACGATGGTGTAAGCCTACCCGTAGACTATCTTGCATTGATATGATCCATTACTGGTATGCTGGTGCTGATATTCTTCTTGATTAGAAGCATGAAAACGGACTTATGAGTATTATACCCAGCCATTTCCAGTACCATCGGCAAAGTCTAGTTATGGCAACTTTCCTGATTGTGGTAGCGATCGCTGGTAAAGTAATCACAGGCTTGAGCGTCTTGAGCCAATCCCCATCAACCACCTAAAAATCTGTGTGGAGATGATATCTAGAGGTGCAGAGGGACAACAGAAGGTAAGCAGGGTAGATGATATTTTCAAACGCCCAATTCCCCATCCCCAATCCCTTATTATGAGGAAACTTCTATCTTAGAATCTCCGTCCCCTGAAAATATGAATTTTATGTGTCATTCGTATTAACATCTGGAACTTAATTTATTGCCAGTTTTATCTTCTTTTCAGTCTTCATCTACGCTGATTGTTGAGTTAACAGAAGGTAGCAACTACAAATTTCAGCACTATTTCAGTTAACACTAGTTGGAGTTTTTACAGAAAAATTCTATACCAGCACTCAATCATACATATCTGACTCACTCATGATGACATCTTGTTCTAATGAGTTGAAACATGATGCTCTGATAGTCCATAGACAATTCAGGGCATACTGAGAATCTAAAGCATTAAACTACATTTTTATACCAATTTTTTCAGGACAAAAAGGCAATATAACTCAAGATTTTAGGTGGTGAAGGTGTGACGACAGGCCAATATGTTGAGATATTGAAAGGTCTCATGAACGCGAATCAGGAGAAAGGATTGTGAAACTAGAGTGGCTACTAACCGGAACTGTGGGTACGGTGTTGTTACTGTCATCGCCAACTTGGGCAACAAGTTTAAGTTCTTGGCGTTTTGATGCCGGTCAAAACCGTTTAGAAATTAACACTACAGGAAACGTACAACCAAAAGCACAACTGATTTTTAGTCCCACACGTTTAGTAATTGACCTACCGGGAATTGTTTTTGGCAGACCCCAGTCTACACAGCAGGTAGGGGGTGCGATTCGGGCTGTGCGTGTAGGACAATTTGACCCCCAAACTACTCGCATCGTTGTCGAACTTGCCCCTGGTTATACCCTCGACCCCCAACAAATCAAATTTGTGGGGATTACCCCCCGTCGCTGGACTGTCCAGTTACCTAGACCAGTGGCGGAAACCACGGAATCTAATCCAGATAGTGTTTATAACGTAGTCACCCTAGATTCTGATGCGAAACCAGAGTTTTCAGAAAATGTAGTCAGTGCTGCTGGCTCAACTCAAATTGAGAACGTACAAGTAACTGGGGATGGTTTTTTTGTGCGGACAAGCGGGAATAATCCCCAAGTCAGTACAATTCGTAGCCGCGATCGCTCTACCATTTTTATGGATATCGCTGGTGCAACTTTATCCCCCCGTCTCAATCAGCGCAATATTACTGTCAACAAGCATGGTGTCAGCCGTGTAGAACTGACCCAACTGCAAACCCGCACACCATCTGTCCGCATAACTTTACGGGTAGACAAAAATAGTCCAGACTGGCGAGTTAGTAGCAGTAGTGTCGGTGGTTTGGTCATTCTACCCAGTCGTGTGGTGAGACTCCCAGGCAATACCAATTCTGATAACTCGGAAAATGTTACTACTATTCCCAGCAGACCACCTGTTGACAGCGATGTAGCAACGATTCAATCTATTGATCTAGCAGATAATCAATTGCTCATTCGCGCTAATCAAGATTTATCAGCTACCAGTGGTTGGGATCGCAATACTGGTTTGTTCCGCATTACTATCAATAATGCCAAGTTAGCCTCTAACGTCAAAGGCCCGATATTAACAGCCAATAGCCCTATCCTCCGAGTTAGGTTACAGACTCAAAACCCCAACACAGTTATTGTCTTAGTCCAACCAGCTACTGGGGTGCAAGTTGGTTCCCTCAACCAAGTTGGTAGTGAATTATTGGCTCTACAATTACAAGGTTCTCGTCGTTCAGTTACTACACCACCTCTACCTCCCATCCAAGGACAACTACCAGATCCGCGCAACCCCCAACCCACCACCCCACCCACTCGTCCTGCACCTAGAGGGAGAGTAGTAGTGATGATTGACCCTGGACATGGTGGAAAAGACCCAGGTGCAATCGGAATTGGGGGAGTACGGGAAAAAGATATCATCCTCCCCATTAGCCAAAGGATTGCTCAAGTCTTGCAACAAAACGGTGTGCAAGTCATTATGGCCAGGAACGCTGACTACTTCGTCAGTTTGCCAGGCCGAGTCCAAATGGCGGAACGTGCTGGAGCGGATGTCTTTGTAAGTATTCACGCCAACTCCGCCGGCGCAGGTCGTCCTGATGTGAGTGGATTAGAAGTTTATTACTACGACAATGGTTTGAGTCTAGCGCGTGTAGTTCATAACAGTATTCTCCAAGGTGTAAATGTCAGAGACAGGGGAGTCAGACGCGCCAGATTTTACGTCCTCAGAAAAAGTTCTATGCCCTCTATTTTGGTGGAAACAGGTTATTTGACTGGTCGCGAGGATGTAGCTAAGTTGCAAAGCACAGCTTACCAAAACCAAATGGCAGATGCGATCGCCCGTGGGATTCTCCAATATCTCCGACGCTAATTTGTTATGCTCATAACGAATCGCGCGATCGCCCAGTGGCAAAATTACAAGGGCGTGCTAAGATACTACGCCATCAGATGTATTTTTATACCGATACAAAATTTGATGGCAACCATGCCCAGGTTTGGACGGTGACGGTGTGAGGATTTGCGAATATGTTGAGATGACATTAGTGAACAGTTATCAAAGTTGCTTTCCTGGCACTCATAACTAATAACTGCATCACTGATAACTGCTACAGGCTCTCATGAATGCGAATCAGGAGAATATAGATTGTGAAACTAGAGTGGCTACTAACCGGAACTGTAGGTACAGTATTGTTACTGTCATCGCCAACTTGGGCAACAAGTTTAAGTTCTTGGCGTTTTGATGCCAATCAAAACCGTCTAGAAATTAACACTACAGGTAGCGTCCAACCACAAGCCCAACTAATCTTTAATCCGACACGTTTAGTAATTGACCTCCCAGGGATAACCCTCGGCAGACCCCAGTTGACTCAGCAGGTAGGGGGCGCGATTCGGGCTGTGCGTGTAGGACAATTTGACCCCCAAACCACCCGCATCGTCATCGAACTAGCCCCTGGTTATACCCTCGACCCCCAACAAATCAAGTTTGTAGGGATTACCGCCAGTCGTTGGACGGTTCAATTACCCACACCTGTAGCAGAAGGTAATATCGATAACCCAGAAATTGCCCAGCAGCCACCCTCAAATCCATCTCCGAGAAATATTTACACAGTCACCCCTACAAATCGCGAACCAGAAGTCAATAATAATCTCGCCTCCACTACGCAAATTGAAAACCTGCAAGTTACAGGTGATGGCTTTTTTGTCCGCACTCGTGGCGGTAATCCCCAAGTTCGAGTCAATCGCACTGAAGATCAGCAGGTACTCAACATTGATATTGCAGGTGCATCCTTATCACCAAACCTGAGACAGCAGGACTTTTCTATCAATCGTTATGGTGTTAGCCGCATTCAATTTACCCAATTACCAAACACCAATCAAACTGTCAGAATGACCATGCTGCTGGATAAAAATAGTTCTGACTGGCGAGTCAGCACTAGCAGTGTGGGTGGGTTTGTAGTGATACCGAATAGAAGTGCCGTTACATTACCTAGAGAGAATAACCCACAAACCATCTCCAGCAATTCACCAGCCAATATTGAAGCGATAGAGTTAGCTGAAAATGGGACACAGTTATTGATTCGAGCAGATCAATCTATATCTGCTCAAGGTGGTTGGGATAGAACCACAGGATTATTTCGGATCACTATTAATAATGCTAAATTAGCCGCCAATGTTAAAGGCCCCACTCTCACGGCCAATAGTCCAATTCTCAGAGTCCGGTTACAACCCCAAGCACCCAATACAGTAGTTGTTTTAGTACAACCTTCAGCCGGAGTGCAGGTAGGGGAACTCAATCAAGTCGGCAACCAACTTCTGGCTTTAGAGTTACAAGGCTCACGCCGATTGACACCCCCAATCTTTGTCCCTTCAGATAATCCATCTCAGTCACGCAATCCCAATATCGATATTCCCAGAAACAACACTTCTACCCCTCGTTCCTCAGTTCCCAGGGGTAAAGTCATAGTAGTGATTGACCCTGGACATGGTGGTAAAGACTCAGGCGCGCCAGGCTTGGGTGGACTTTTGGAAAAAGATGTAGTTTTGCCTATTGGTCGCCGCATAGCCGCAATTTTAGAGCAGAATGGTGTGCAAGCCGTACTGACGCGGGATGCTGATTTCTTTGTGGAGTTGCAAGGTAGAGTCGATATTGCTGAACGCGCCAATGCTACAGTTTTCGTCAGCGTTCACGCCAATTCTGTAGATAATCGCCCAGATGTCAATGGCTTAGAAGTCTACTATTACGATAGTGGCTACGCCTTAGCGGAAACAGTCCGCAACAGTATCTTACAAAGTATTGGCACTATTAAAGATAGAGGCACACGTAAAGCTAGATTCTATGTTCTCAGAAAGAGTTCCATGCCTTCGATTTTAGTAGAAACAGGTTATATGACAGGTCGGGAAGATAATCCGCGATTGGGTTCACCAGAATATCAAAATCGTATGGCAGAGGCGATCGCCCGTGGTATCCTGCAATATTTAAAGAGATGATCAAATTGCCTAAATACTAAAAATGCTCAATTGATATATCTACAGAATTTAATGGTCATTTGGCCAAATGTCTGCTAAATTCTGTATTTTAAATCCCCCAAATTTTTAATCAGTATCTGCCTGTGTATTCATCTTCCAGTTTTGAAGGTAATCTTTACGAATTCTTAGAACAGGAGCCTCAACGCGCTCCCATCGGTGTATTTGATAGTGGTGTTGGTGGGTTAACGGTATTGCGTCAAATCTATCGGCAGTTACCTCATGAATCAGTTATCTACTTCGGCGATACCGCTAGGCTACCTTACGGTATTCGTTCCCAAGCCGAAATCACCCAATTTGTCCGCGAAATCCTCGATTGGATGCAGCAGCAACGGGTGAAAATGGTGATTATGGCTTGTAATACGAGTTCTGCCTTGGCTCTAGAAACAGTCCGTGCAGAATATGACATCCCAATTTTGGGGGTGATTCTTCCTGGAGCTAAAGCCGCAGTTCAACAAGGTAAGCGCATCGGTATTATTGCTACACCAGCCACAGCTAAAAGCAACGCCTACAAGCACGCTATCTTAGAAATCAACCCAGAAGTAGAAGTGTGGCAAGTCGGCTGTCCAGAGTTTGTCCCACTCATTGAGCAGAATCGCATTCATGACCCCTACACTACAGAAGTTGCTAAATCTTATTTAGAACCTTTGCTGCAACAAGATATCGATACTTTAGTGTATGGCTGTACCCATTATCCCTTACTTGCTCCTGTAGTGCGATCGCTCCTGCCTACTCAAGTAAAAATTATTGACCCTGCTGTTTATGTCGTCAATGCTTGTAGTCAAGAACTAGAACTACTTGGTCTCAACAACACTCATCCTCCCCTCCCAACTCGCTTTGCTGTTAGTGGTTCTCCCCAACAGTTTGCCCAATCTGGAATCAATTGGTTAGGCTTTACGCCCATCGTTGAAGCGGTAGATTTCGCTAATATTCATAGTCATTAGTCATTAGTCATTAGTCATTAGTCATTAGCAAAAAACCATTTTTAACCACTAGATAATCAAATCAACACTGCTGATTCTAGCTCTTTGTCAAATGCTCTGGATTTTTGCTTCATGAAGCATAGTCACATTCCCAAATCAGGTTTTACTCTTGCCTGGATAAGCTATCTACCAAATTTATCATGACTAATGACTAATAACTACTGACTAGGCTTTTTTCCTGTGCGTTTTGCTAAACCCAATAATAGATAAACAGTGAATAAATATCCCGCAGCTAAAATAAAAATCATCATAGGCATATTCCCGTAAACCATAATCCCACCAGCACCTTTTCATAGAAATCAGGAACTTAAATAAAAGCAGCAGGAACAGCACCAAACAAATAACATTTTGGTGTCCGTATTACGTGACGCTAAACTCTACCGATAGAGTAATTAATTCTCTCCGGCTGAGATATGTGATATTTAATTGATTGCAGACCATACATCCGACAGCAAATACCACGCCACTTGAATGTGACGCAATACCGCACTCCTCAGCAGCTTACCTAGTCTGCTTGATTTTTGCTGATATCTTGACAACTGGAAGAAAGCTTACGCTCAAAGCAAACTAGAAGCGTATAACAACGCTTCTCAAAAACTTCACTTATCTCCCTAGCCAAGAAACTTTCGCAACAAACACACATCAAGAGGAAATGCCCTTGATTAATGTTGAAGGAAATTATATCCGTAACTCACAACACTGAAGAAGTAATTTCACTGAAAAGTGAATTACTGTTGTGGCGTGAATACCTGAAAAATTTAAAATCCCTAGATTATAGGGTAACATAACAAAGCCAACTTTGAGGCGAAATTTCAAATTTTTTAGCTACTTACAGAGATACAAGAAGTCATTAATTTATACATAAAGATAACTAATATTTAATTGGTATCACTTAATTTAGATAAATATACATTTAAGTATGTTTGATCAGCCACATGAAATTCATAAATTACAAAATATAATCTTTCTCAGCAAGAGTTTCAAGAAATCATACTGAGTCTTTAATAAAACCAGGTAAAAGCAGATAGTAACAATACTTAAATCAAATTTGTTCTAAACCATAGGTAATGATACATATTCAATATTTATCATTCTCAATTATCGGAGTAAAACTTTGCGCTGGCACAGGCTTATCTTAGAATAAACATTAGGATATGTAAACTTTCGTAACTAAAGTCAGAGTCCGCCCACCCATGACCCCAGCCACCTCCCTGTTTGCCCCTGTGGAAGCAGACCTGCGAATACTAGCAGATAACCTCAAACAGCTAGTTGGAAATCGCCACCCCATTCTGTTTATTGCCGCC contains:
- the murI gene encoding glutamate racemase → MYSSSSFEGNLYEFLEQEPQRAPIGVFDSGVGGLTVLRQIYRQLPHESVIYFGDTARLPYGIRSQAEITQFVREILDWMQQQRVKMVIMACNTSSALALETVRAEYDIPILGVILPGAKAAVQQGKRIGIIATPATAKSNAYKHAILEINPEVEVWQVGCPEFVPLIEQNRIHDPYTTEVAKSYLEPLLQQDIDTLVYGCTHYPLLAPVVRSLLPTQVKIIDPAVYVVNACSQELELLGLNNTHPPLPTRFAVSGSPQQFAQSGINWLGFTPIVEAVDFANIHSH
- a CDS encoding N-acetylmuramoyl-L-alanine amidase, which codes for MKLEWLLTGTVGTVLLLSSPTWATSLSSWRFDANQNRLEINTTGSVQPQAQLIFNPTRLVIDLPGITLGRPQLTQQVGGAIRAVRVGQFDPQTTRIVIELAPGYTLDPQQIKFVGITASRWTVQLPTPVAEGNIDNPEIAQQPPSNPSPRNIYTVTPTNREPEVNNNLASTTQIENLQVTGDGFFVRTRGGNPQVRVNRTEDQQVLNIDIAGASLSPNLRQQDFSINRYGVSRIQFTQLPNTNQTVRMTMLLDKNSSDWRVSTSSVGGFVVIPNRSAVTLPRENNPQTISSNSPANIEAIELAENGTQLLIRADQSISAQGGWDRTTGLFRITINNAKLAANVKGPTLTANSPILRVRLQPQAPNTVVVLVQPSAGVQVGELNQVGNQLLALELQGSRRLTPPIFVPSDNPSQSRNPNIDIPRNNTSTPRSSVPRGKVIVVIDPGHGGKDSGAPGLGGLLEKDVVLPIGRRIAAILEQNGVQAVLTRDADFFVELQGRVDIAERANATVFVSVHANSVDNRPDVNGLEVYYYDSGYALAETVRNSILQSIGTIKDRGTRKARFYVLRKSSMPSILVETGYMTGREDNPRLGSPEYQNRMAEAIARGILQYLKR
- a CDS encoding N-acetylmuramoyl-L-alanine amidase, with amino-acid sequence MKLEWLLTGTVGTVLLLSSPTWATSLSSWRFDAGQNRLEINTTGNVQPKAQLIFSPTRLVIDLPGIVFGRPQSTQQVGGAIRAVRVGQFDPQTTRIVVELAPGYTLDPQQIKFVGITPRRWTVQLPRPVAETTESNPDSVYNVVTLDSDAKPEFSENVVSAAGSTQIENVQVTGDGFFVRTSGNNPQVSTIRSRDRSTIFMDIAGATLSPRLNQRNITVNKHGVSRVELTQLQTRTPSVRITLRVDKNSPDWRVSSSSVGGLVILPSRVVRLPGNTNSDNSENVTTIPSRPPVDSDVATIQSIDLADNQLLIRANQDLSATSGWDRNTGLFRITINNAKLASNVKGPILTANSPILRVRLQTQNPNTVIVLVQPATGVQVGSLNQVGSELLALQLQGSRRSVTTPPLPPIQGQLPDPRNPQPTTPPTRPAPRGRVVVMIDPGHGGKDPGAIGIGGVREKDIILPISQRIAQVLQQNGVQVIMARNADYFVSLPGRVQMAERAGADVFVSIHANSAGAGRPDVSGLEVYYYDNGLSLARVVHNSILQGVNVRDRGVRRARFYVLRKSSMPSILVETGYLTGREDVAKLQSTAYQNQMADAIARGILQYLRR